The region GTGCCGCATTATGTGCGTTACATACTTGTGCCAGTTCCCGCAAGGGCGCCTGGTCGCCATCCATCGAGTACACCGACTCTACCAGCACGTATACCTGCCCGCTCGTCCGTTCCAGTTTTTGCCGCAGGTCCTCCACATTATTATGGCGGAAGGCATAACTCTTGGCAAAGCTCAGGCGCAGCCCGTCTTTCATAGAGGCATGGCTGGCCTCATCATACAGCACGGTGTCGCCGCGCTGGGGCAGTGCCGACAGCAAACCCACGTTGGCGGTGTAGCCGGAGTTAAAAAGCAGCGCCGCCTCCGCCTGGTGGTAGCGCGCAATCATCCCCTCCAGCTCCTCAAACAGCGGGTGGTTACCTGATAACAGTCGGGAGCCGGTCGCACCCAATGGCAGATGTTTATACTTTTCCTCCTCCTTGTGGATAAGTGCCCGCAGTTTCTCAGAGCGAGCAAGGCCGAGGTAATCGTTAGAGCAGAAGTCAGTAAGGCCGGAGGTGATTTTCAGCGCCCGCAAGTTTCCCTGCGCCGCCCGCTCCGCCAGCTTCTGCTGTAGTTTTATGGACAAAGGATCTTGTGACAAAGGACAAAGGAGTTAAGCAATAATACCTTAAAGTATAATTCTTTTGTCTTATGTCAAATAGTCTTTTGTCTAGCCAACCACCGGTTGGCATACTTCTTTGAATGATTTTCTAGGATTCAGGCCCAGCAGCTCGAACATGGCTTTGTCCGCGTCAAAATCCGGGTTAGGAGTAGTCAGGAGTTTCTCTCCTGTAAAGATAGAATTGGCGCCAGCCAGGAAGCACAGGGCCTGTTCTGTCACGCTCATGCGCTCGCGACCAGCCGACAGGCGCACCATCGACTTCGGCATCAGGATACGGGCCGTGGCGATCATGCGCACCATCTCCCACACCGACACCAGCGGCTGGTGCTCCAGCGGCGTACCTTTAACCGGCACCAGTGCGTTTACCGGCACCGACTCCGGGTGCTGCACCATGGTAGACAAGGTATGCAGCATCTTGATGCGGTCTTCGTCCGTCTCTCCTAAACCGATAATGCCACCTGAGCATACCGAGATACCCGCTTTGCGCACGTTGTCGATCGTGTTCAGGCGGTCGTCGTAGGTACGGGTGGTGATGATGCTGGCGTAGTTATCCTCGGAGGTATCCAGGTTATGGTTGTAGGCATACAGGCCGGCCTCTTTTAGCTTCTCAGCCTGGTACTCGTTTACCATACCCAGCGTGCAGCATACTTCCAGACCCAGGTCGTTCACACCTTTCACCATATCCAGCACCTTATCGAAGTCGCGGTTATCGCGCACCTCGCGCCAGGCCGCGCCCATGCAGAAACGGGTAGAGCCGCCTTCTTTGGCGCGCTGCGCCGCCGTCAGCACCTGGTCCTGGCTCAGCAGCTTATGCACATCCACATCGGTGTGGTAGCGCGCCGCCTGCGGGCAGTAGGCACAGTCTTCGGAGCAACCGCCGGTTTTAACAGACAGAAGCGTGCACACCTGCACTTCGCCGGTGGCCTGGTACTGCTTGTGCACATTAGCTGCCTCTACAATCAGTTCCAGTACGGGTTTGTTGTATATCGCCTCTATTTCTTCCAAACTCCAGTCGTTGCGGAGAGCTGTGTTTTGTCCGTTCTGCATCATGGTCCTCGTGTTTAGGGTTACGAAGGTAATTTGAAGATTTAGGATTTAAAAATCAAAAGTCTGGGCAGCTTCGGTGGATAAATAGTTAACTTATTCAGCACGTGCAGGTTCTTTGTGGATAAATTACTTTGTTGATTTGTTGAGAAAATTTGATTAGCGGGCCAAGGGTGGAAAACAAAAAGCCCCTGCTGGTGGGCAGGGGCGGGGGGAATGGTCTCGTGTAAGCAATGTGCAAGGCCGTCGGCCGTAGCATAATGTTTATACATTGTTAGCAAATGTTATTTTAGTTTACGCCTTTCTGCAAGCTCCATTTTCATAGCTTTTATTTTAGCAGGGAGTACAAAAACTTCATTTACTAAAAGTAAAAACAAGTCGTGAACTGCATTAGCATCTTCTTCAGAAAATTCTTGTAATTCTTCGTCTTTATCGGGATGTGCTCCTTGATTTCCAACTTGTCTAATCAAACTACTATTATCATGAAAAACATCTGTTAGATTAATTTGCAAAGCATTTACATTGTCTTTTAGCCATTCTAGTTCTTTATACAAGGTTCTGCCTTTGGCTCCTAATATATCCTTAACTAAAATTTGTAGGGCACGCCTGAACATAATAGTTGCAGACATGTATTGAGAATGTTGCAAGGCGTACTTTGCTTCCAATACTGTTTTTTTCAACAAGCGATACTCTGCAGGTATATCTTTAGTCTCAAATTGTGATTCTTGAGATGGGAGGTTAAATAATTTATAGTAATCAAAAACATACCTACTGCCATTTTCAGATTCCTGCAATCTTGAAAGCACAACTAATTGTATGAAACTTTGCCTTTTACAACTTGGACATTGAATAAAAAAAGTAGCAAAAATTGGTAAGTTGTCTTTTCTGTAAGTTCTTTCATGCCACCGAGAACCTATTTTTAAGTAAGCATCTTTTTGACAAAAGTCACATCTACTAGATATTTCTGAACTTAAACTTGAAGAGTCATTTGTCAAAACGAATTGATGATTACTTTTTATGTACTCAGTAAATTCTTCTTCATTTAATAATTTCATATGTTTTTAATATTTGTTAATTTCAGTATAAACGGAACCCTATTCCGTTTATACTATCAAATCCGGGGGCTAAACGGAGTACTCTTTAAATATAGCAATTTCTATGAAACAAAAAGAGCACCCGTCTCCAGGTGCTCTTCCATTGCTGATTTCATACTTTGTACTTTACTCTTCCTGCGCCTCCTCCAGGTGCACCAGGTAGCGGGTTAGTTTGTCCCACTGCAGCTCCTGGAAGATGGCCCAGCCGCCCTCGGCCACGAAGGTATTCAGCACGGCACGGTCGCCGGCATCTTCGCCCTGGTTGTTGATACCCTCATTTTTGCCGATCTCATACCCATGGATGGTATTCCCCTGGCGGGTTACCCGGAAGGTGCTGCTGGCCTCCTTTATAAAAAAGTGCTCTACCTCGGCCTCACCCTCGCCCAACTCCTTCGGTTTCTCGCTCGGGTGCACCACAAACTCGGCAAGGTTATCCTCCTCGCGCAGGTCCGCAATCTTCACCCAGTTCTCGATGGTGGAGGCCGGAAGTATGATCTTCAGGTAATAGCCAACCTCCGGCTTGAGCGCCGTGGTGCGGCCGCGGCTATCGTAGAGCTCGAACGTGGAGTTAACGCCGGAGAGCTTGGTCCAGTCATTCACGTTAAAGAGCTTTTGTTTCGAGCGTTCAAAGGCCGTCCTGGCTTCCTGCTCGGTCGGGTAGCTGTTCTCGTTCTGGTAGACCTTGTCCTTGGTCTCCTCGCCCTGCAGCACTTTGGCCTCTTTCTTTACCTTGTTAAATATATCCTTTATCGACATGGCTGTTCTTCGTTTTAGTGATGTGGAAGTATACCTCCTCAGAGAATGAGTTTACGCGCCATTTGGCCGGATGTTGATGGCTCGGATCAGAAAGTCCGGAGGAACGTGTGAGCGAACAGGTACAGAAGGCACAGCATATAAACCGTAGAGTTGCTCTTTAGGTCGTGCCTAACACAAGGTATAGGTGGTAATAGTTATAAATTCCCATTAAATCCATATCTTAGCATATTATTGCTGCACTATCACAAAAGAAGCTGCAAAAACATCTTTTATGAAGAAAGAAGCAGGACGTTGGCTTATACTCGTGCTGCTGTTGCTGCTGTCTGCTTCCGGGGCAGAGGCAGGGGCGGCAGGCAGGCTAGGTTTTCCATACATTCAGAACTACACAAAGCAACAATATAAAGCCGGTAACCAGAACTGGTCGGTAACGCGCAGCCCCGACGGGGTGATGTACTACGGCAACTCTACCGGTCTGCTGGCTTACGACGGCAATAACTGGCAGCTCTACCAGATGCCCCATAAGCTAATCGTAAGGGCCGTGGCTGCAGACGCCAATGGGCGGGTCTATGCGGGAGGCTTTGGGGAGATGGGCTATTGGAGCCACGACGAAGAGGGGCTCTTCCGCTATACTTCCCTAGTGGGGCTGGTGCCGCCGCAGCACCGGCCTGCAGACGAGATCTGGAAGATCTACGTGGACGGGGACAACGTATACTTTCAGTCCTTTACGAGCATCTTCAGGTACCAGCATGGGAAGATGACCGTGGTGAAAGCGTCGAATCCTTTCCTGTTCCTGCACCAGGCCGGCGGCCGCTACTTCGCAGAGGTCATCTCCGAGGGCCTTTACGAGTTGAGGGGCGACAGCCTGCATTTTGTACCTGGCAGTCAGCAGCTGGGCAGCTCGGGCATTCTGAGCATCCTGCCGTTTTCCGAGGGCAGGATTTTGATCGGCACTGCCAAAAACGGTCTTTTTTTATTTGACGGACAGCAATTTACACCTTGGCAGAACGAGGCAAACGAGTTTCTGAAAACTTACCAGCTCAACAACGGTACCCTGCTCGACGGCAGCTATTATGCCTTCGGAACCATCCTGAACGGGGTGGTAGTGCTGGATGAGGACGGGAAACTGGTGCACCGCCTCAATAAAAGCAACGGCCTCCAGAACAACACTGTGCTCAACCTCTTTGCCGATGCCGCGCAAAACCTATGGGTGGGGCTGGATAACGGCGTCGACCGGGTGGAAATCAACTCGCCGCTATATTTCTACTTCGATAAGGTGGGCGATTTTGGCACCGTATACAGCAGCATCATCCATGGCAATAAAATTTACCTGGGCACCAACCAGGGCCTGTACTATAGCAACTGGAGTCCCGGTACCCCAAATGCGGCCCAGCACCTTAACTTTCGGATGATCGAGAACTCCCAGGGACAGGTATGGGAACTGACTGTTATAGATGGTGAAATTTTGTGTGGCCACAACGAAGGCACTTTCAGAGTAGAGGGAAGTGCGTTGGTCAAAATCTCGGATGTGAAGGGGGGGTGGACGATCAAAAAGCTGCAGTCGGACCCCACGGTGCTGATACAGGGCACCTATACCGGGCTGGCCGTGTACCGCAAGGGCAAAGCAGGGCACTGGGCCTTCTCCCATATGGTCAGTGGCTTTGGCGAGCCGGGCAAGCACGTGGAGCAGGACCAGAGCGGCCATATCTGGGTAAGCCATGCTTACAAGGGGCTTTACAGGTTAGCGCTGAGCCCCGACCTGCGGCAGGTAACCGATAGCAGGAGCTTCGACGAAAGCCACGGCTTGCCCGGTAGCTATAATGTAAATATTTCCCGGCTCTTCAACCGCCTGCTGTTTTCCACCGGCAGCGGGTTCTACCATTACAACGAGGCTTCCGGCAGGTTTATCCCTTACAAGGAGCTGAATGGCAAGCTGGGGCCAATGGCCACCTCTAAGCGTGTACTGCCGGCCACCGGTAAAAAGCATTGGTTCATCAACCACGGCAAGGTGGCGCTGGCAGACATGAGCAATCCGCAGCAGCCCCGCATCAACACGAGCCAGTTCAGCATTCTGGACGGCCGAATGGTGCAGGAATACGAGAGCATCAGCAAGATCAGCGACACCATTTACCTGATAAGTATGGACGACGGTTTTGTGATCTATAACTCGGAGGCCAGGGCGCAGCCAAGTATGGCGCTGCCGTCTGTCCTTATCCGGAGGGTGGAGAATACCGCGGGTAAACAGCAGGTGCTAAGCGAGACAGGCAGGTACAGGCGCGTGTTGGAGCTGCCTTACAGCCAGAATAACGTGCGGCTGTCTTACGCTTTGCCCTACTTTAAGCAGGCGCAGGTGGAGTTTCAGTATAAGCTGGAGGGGTACGCCGCTGAATGGTCGCCGTGGAGCGACGCTACGCAGAAAGAGTTCACCAACCTGGGGCAGGGCGAGTATAGCTTTAGGGTGCGCGCCCGCATAAACGGCGAGGCCGTAACAGAGGCCACCGTATACCGGTTTGTGGTGTTGCCGCCCTGGTACGCCACCTGGTGGGCTTATACTTTGTACGCCGTGCTGGCGGCGGTGCTGCTCTGGCTGGGCCGAAGGCTATACTTCAGAAAGCTGCAGCGCGATCAGCAGCGCATCCAGCAAAGGCTGGAGCAGGAGAAGCAGGAGCAACTGCGGCAGGAGGCTATCCTGCACGAGCAGAAACTGGTGAAGATACGGAACGAGCAGCTGAAGTCGGAGCTCTCGAACAAGAGTCGCGAGCTGGCCAGCACCGCCCTCAACATCGTGAACAAGAACGAGCTGCTGCAGAACATCAGCCATGAGGTAAACAAGCTGCAGGATGCCGAGGGCAACAGGCTGCCGGAGCGGCAACTAAAGAAAATCCAAAAAATCATACTGGATGGCATGAGCCCCCAGACCGATTGGGAACTGTTTGAGAATAGCTTTAACGAGACCAATGCCAACTACTTTAAGAAGCTGAAAGAGGACTATCCCGAGCTCACCCCAAACGATATGAAGCTATGCGCCTACCTGCGCATGAACATGTCGAGCAAGGAGATCGCCTCGCTGCTGAACATTACGGTGCGGGGGGTGGAACTGCGCCGTTACCGCCTCCGCAAAAAGCTGAACATGGATCCCGATAAGAACCTGGTGGAGTTCTTCATGGAGATTTAGTACCACATCATTACTACATCATTGCCCCTCTTGCCCCCCTGAAAGCCGTTTCTGGGGGGTATTTTTTATGTGATCCCTTCATCTATAACAACCGCTCCACGTATACAGAAGCATGCACTTGCCGGTGCTATTTCACGCCTGCGCCTTACAGGGTAAGCACTCACTATTTTAGGGATGATGTGGTATTGTAGTGGCGGGCTTTTTGGGCGCCGGGGCTTTTTTGCTGACATTGAAACCATCAACCTAATCAAAATCAAACCTATCATAAAACGTATGAAGAGAAAATTTATACTACTCGTCATGTGCCTGCTGGCGGTTCACCTCTCGTTTGCACAGAATACAATTTCGGTGCAGGGTAGGGTAACCGATGCCACCACCGGGCAACCGCTGATCGGGGCGGGTGTTGTGGTGCAGGGCACCACAACCGGAACTCAGACCAATGCTGATGGCAGCTATACTTTAAATGCCCCGGCAGACGGTACCCTTTCGTTTAATTACCTTGGTTATAGAAACCTGCAGGTGCCCATTAATAACCGTACGACTATTGATGTACAGCTGGAGACAGACGCTGAGGCACTGCAAGAGGTGGTAGTGGTAGGCTATGGTGTGCAGGAGAAACGGGATATTACAGGTTCCATCAGCTCTGTAGAAGGAGAGGAGATTGCCAGGCAGGCATCACAGAACCCGGTCAGCAATATCCAGGGTAAAGTGGCAGGGGTGCAGATTTCGAACAGCGGCCAGCCAGGGGCATCGCCTACCGTGCGCATACGGGGTACAGGCTCTGTTTTTGGAGATCCGGGCCCTTTATATGTGGTAGATGGTACTATTGTGCAGGATCTCAGCTTCCTGAACCCCAATGATATTGCCTCCATGGAAATCCTGAAGGATGCCTCCAGTGCTGCAATCTACGGCTTGCGTGCAGCCAACGGCGTAATACTGGTTACGACCAAGCGCGGAAGGGCTGGTGAGGCGCGCATCAACTACAATGGATTTGTAGGAGTGCAGCGCGTGACAAACAAGGTTGATTTAGCAAATTCGCAGCAGTATGCAGAACTGATCAACCAGAAAGAAGGATCAGAAATCGTAGACCCTAACCTTCCCTCTACAGATTGGTATGATGAAATCCTGCGTACAGCCAGCATTCACAACCACCAGGTGAGCTTTTCCGGAGGGTCTGATAAGATTACCTATAGTGCCAGCGCTGGTTATCTGAACCAGGAAGGCATTATCGACGGAAACAAGTATGAGCGTATTACGGCGCGCCTGCAAACAGACTTCAATGCCACAGAGCACATAAAGCTGGGCTATAACGCCATTTTCTATGATTATAACTCAGACGATGTGCCAGGCGGCGTTACGTACCAGGCCTATGTGGTTCCCCCGGTTGTGCCGGTATTTAAGGCTGACGGTAATTATGGCGACCCGGCAAACCTTGGCCTCGGCACTTTCGGCAACCCCAGGGCTGCGCTTGATTGGTACAACCAAATCTCCAACGGCCAGAACCTGACTGGTAGTGCCTTCGGTGAGGTCAACTTCCTGGAGAACTTTACGTTCCGCTCCAGCCTCGGGCTTTCCTACGCTATCAACGAGTACCGCAACTATGTATCCGAGGACTCGCTTACAACCACGCAGGTTGCCCGACGCAGCACCCTCACAAAATCCAGAAGTAAGTTTACCCGTTGGCTCTGGGAGAATACCCTTACCTTCGATAAGCAGTTCGGAGACCACGAGGTAACTGCCTTGCTGGGGTACTCGGCGCAGGAGGATAATGAAGAGGCCTTGATCGGCTCCGCCAACGATGTGCCTTTCGAGTCGGAGGCGACGCTGTACTTAGGCTTAGGAGACCCGGAAACCTTTTTTATCACCAACACTGCTGATAAACTTACCCTGCTCTCTTATTTCGGCCGCGTAAACTATAACTACAAGAACCGGTACTTACTCACGGCCACACTCCGACGCGACGGCTCCTCTAAATTCCCGGAGGATGAACGTTTTGACTACTTTCCAGCAATAGGCTTAGGCTGGGTAGTCTCTGAGGAATCGTTTATGCAGAACCAGCAAGTGCTGGATTACTTTAAACTGCGCGGCAGTTGGGGCAAACTGGGTAACAGCCGTATTCCTTCCAACATAACCATTCTGCGGCCGGACCTGGACAATCCAATCTATACAGCTGTTTTTGGCGGGGTGGTGTACCCGGGTGGTACCATCAACCTGGCGGTTCCACCAACTCTGTTTTGGGAAGTGGTGAAAGAGACAGACATCGGGGCAGAATTTGCTTTCCTGGACAACAGGCTTACAGCTGAAATCGACTGGTACAATCGTGAGACGGAGGACGCCATTTTCAATACGCCGCTGCCTGCCACACTAGGTACACTGACAAGTGATATTTTTGGAAACTTTGCCAGCTTCCGTAACAGAGGGCTCGAGTTTGTTGCTACCTGGAATCAGGATGTCACCGTTGATTTCAGCTACTCTATAAGCGGCAACTTCTCAACCAACAAGAACGAGGTGACCGAGGTGGCTACAGGTTTGCCCCAGTTTAGTGGAGGACTCCCTGTGGGCCGCATCTTTACCAGCGTAACCCGTGTAGGCGACCCGATCGGGTCCTTTTATGGCTATGAGGTGGAAGGCATCTTCCAAAATGAGCAGGAGATAGCAAACTCTGCCCAGGCTAACGTGACTAACATAGAGCCCGGAGACTTCCGCTACCGCGACCTGAACGGCGACAATGTGATCGACGCGAATGACAAGACGATCATTGGCAATCCAAACCCAGGGTTCTACTATGGCTTAAACACGAACTTTAGGTACAGAAACTGGGATTTCCAGTTAGACTTTCAGGGCGTTGGCGATGTAGACGTGTATAATGCAAACAAAGGAGTAAGGATCGGCAACGAGAACTATACAGAAGACTTTTATGAAAACCGCTGGAGTGGGCCGGGGTCTACCAATACCTATCCAAGTCCTGACTTAAAAGATGCTAACATTCAGGCTAACAGTTGGTATGTGGAGGATGGTAGCTACATGCGTATCCGAAATCTGCAGTTGGGTTATACCCTGCCAAGTGCACTTACCAGTGGCTGGAAAATGGAGCGCATCAGACTCTATGTAAATGCGCAGAACCCGGTTACCTGGTTCGACTACACAGGCTTTACACCTGAGGTAGGAGGAGCCCCCAACAGCGCAGGCGTAGACTTGAACGTGTACCCGCTTTCTGCCACTTATAACTTTGGTGTAGATGTTAACTTCTAAAACGGAATCAAGAGCAAATCATATGGAAAAGAACAGAAAGAGGGGCAGAGGAAAGGCTTTAATTGTGCTAGGCGTACTGTTGCTTAGCGGGCTGTATGCCTGTAAGGAGGAGGAGTTCCTGGATGTGCAACCTCAGGGTGAAACAACCAGCGAGACATTCTTCGTGACACCTGAGGATGCGATCAGATCGGTGAACGCGATTTATGGCAACCTGCGGGAGTGGAAAGTTGCCGCGTTTGCCAACCTGGCGATGACGAACATTGCCTCAGACAATGCAGAGAAAGGGAGTGATCCCGGAGACGCTGCATTCATGAACGATTTCGATAACTTCACCATTTCTCCCACTCAATTTATTCTGGATGACTACTGGACTGGCCAGTACCAGGCCATCAACCTGACAAACCAGGCGATCACGAACATCCCGAACATTGAGATGGATCAGGCGCTGAAGGATCGCCTGATTGCGGAGGCTAAGTTTCTGCGTGCCTATCATTACTTCAACCTTGTCAGAGCCTTCGGCGATGTGCCGCTGCTCACGCGTGTTCCAACAGAACCGGAGGAACTGAACCCGGTGCGCACTCCAAAAGAGCAGGTATACCAACAAATTATTCAGGATCTGACAGATGCAGCGCAGGTGCTGCCTCAGAGTTATGATGCAGCCAATGTTGGCCGCGTTACCGAAGGGGCCGCACTTACCCTTCTGGCAAAGGTGCAGATGTACCAGGAGAACTGGCAGGCAGTGTATGACCTTACCAGCCAGGTAATGAGCATGGGCTACTCGCTCACACCGAATTACTACGACATCTTCCGTATTTCAGGGGAGAATAACAGTGAGTCTATTTTTGAGGTGCAGGCCACGACCATACCCGGAAACTGTGGGGCGTCTAACCTGCAGTGGGGGGAAGTACAGGGAGTTCGCCCCCAGTTCGGCTGGGGATTTGGCATACCTACTGAGGACCTGGTCAATGCCTACGAAGAGGGAGATGAGCGCCTGGACGCTACTATTTTGTTTAGAGGGGAAACAACCCCTGAAGGCGATAAGATCGATGAGAATGCATCAAATCCGCGGTATAACCAAAAGGCCTATGTACCAAGCTACGTAACGCGGGAGTGTGGTTATGCTAAAGATCAGAACATGCGCATTTTACGCTATGCAGAGGTGCTTTTGATGCATGCCGAGGCCGCCAATGAGCTAGGCATGACCCAGGAGGCACTGGATGCACTGAACCAGGTGCGCGAGAGAGCTGGTTTAGATCCAATCACGTCTGCTTCGCAGGAGGAGTTGCGCAACATTATCTGGCACGAACGCCGGGTGGAGCTCGCGCTGGAAGGGGATCGCTTCTTTGACCTGGTGAGACAAGGCAGAGCAGCGGAGGTGCTGCAAGCGCAAGGGAAACAGTTTACAGAAGGTGTAAATGAGGTATATCCTATTCCACAGCGCCAGATAGACCTCAGCAACGGTGTGCTTACCCAGAACCCGGGTTATTAATTACTAAATAATTGAAGTATGGGGCCGCCGCAAGGCAAGGCTCCATACTTTCTTTTCTTTCACTATTTAGACTACACTTTCGCAACGGATGTTGAACAAACAGCTATGGTACTGCTGCCTGCTACTGCTATGCACACTGCTGTCCTGCAAGGGCGAGGCAGATGAGGAGCAGCCTGCACCGGGACCAACTGATCCTGTAGCCCCCTCAGAACCCACGGCAGCAGAAGATAAAGCCCTGCTGGATGAAGTACAGGAGAGTACCTTCCGCTACTTTTGGGACTTTGCCCATCCTGCCAGTGGTATGGCGCGTGAGCGCAGCAGCTCCGGCGACCTCGTAACCACAGGCGGCACCGGCTTCGGCGTGCAGGCTATACTTGTAGGAGTGCACCGCGGCTGGATCACACGTGAGCAGGCTGTAGAACGACTAAACAAACTTTCAGATTTTCTGGCCAAGGCCGATCGTTTTCATGGCGTATGGCCACACTGGCTGCATGGCAATACCGGCGCCACCATTCCTTTTAGCCCCAAAGATAACGGCGGCGATCTGGTGGAGACATCCTTTCTGATGAACGGCCTGCTTACGGCCCGCACCTACTTTAATGGCGGCGGCGCAGAGGCAGAGCTCCGGCAAAAGATCACCCAGCTCTGGGAAACAGTGGAGTGGGACTGGTACGCCTCGCGTGGTGACGGCAAGCTCTACTGGCACTGGAGCCCCACCTATGGCTGGGAGATGAACATGCCCCTACAGGGCTGGAACGAGGCACTGATCACCTACGTGCTGGCCGCCGCCTCGCCCACCCACCCCATCTCGCCGGAAGTATACCGGAATACCTGGGTGAGCGCCAACTTCGGGGCCGCACAGAACTACGGCGGCTATACCTTGAAAATGGGACCGGCCTATGGTGGTCCGCTGTTCTTTGCCCACTACTCTTTCCTGAGCCTCGACCCGCGGCAGCTGGAAGATACCTATACGAACTACTGGCAGCAAAACCTGAACCATACCATGGTGAACCGCTCCTACAGCCTCAGTTCTGCGCCGCAGAGCTACGGCTACACCGAGAGCTTCTGGGGCCTTACGGCTTCCGATGATCCGGATGGTTATGCCGCTCACTCACCCGCCAACGACAATGGCACGGTGGCACCCACGGCGGCGCTGGGTTCTTTCCCCTACACACCCTATTACAGCATGCAGGTGCTCCGGAAAATGTACAAGGGCCTTCGCAGCCGGATGGTGGGGGAGTATGGCTTAAAGGACGCGCATAACAAGGCCCGTAACTGGACAGCCACCGACCACCTGGCCATCGATCAGGGGCCGATTGTGGTGATGATAGAGAATTACCGCAGCGGACTGCTCTGGGGCCTGTTTACTAACCTGCCCGAAGTACAGACCGGGCTTTCCAAACTGGGCTTCCGAAAACCGACCTACGATACAGGCTTTCCGCTGGTAACACCCGATATCAGAACAAGCCAGGTAGATCTGTTGCGCCACCCGGACAAGGACAACTACCTGATCGATGTGGCCACGAAAGAAGCTGGGAGCTATACCCTAAAACTGCTGCAAGAGGACGGCACGGAGCTAAAAACGATCTGGAACAACGAGAGCAAAAGTGCTGGACTGGAGCAGGTGGCGCTGGGGCAGGAACTGGCGCCGGGAAAGTATAAACTGCTGCTCCGTTCGGGCGCTACATCTAAAGAGATCCTGCTTTACCTCCATTAAGAACAAGTGTAAACCAGTATCTGAGATAAAAATTACAGAAACAAAACAATACACACATGAAGCGAACCTTACTAGCCATACCCTTGCTGGCCGCTCAGCTTTTCTATGGCTGCCAGAGTTCTTCCGAAACGAGCACCGTTACAACTGAGCCAGCTGCCGACACCACTGCAACAGCTGGCCAGCAGCTGTCGGATGAGGAGTTGCTGGCGCTGGTGCAGGAGCAGACCTTTCAGTACTTCTGGGAGGGGGCAGAGCCTAACTCGGGGCTTGCCCGCGAGCGTATCCACATGGATGGCGATTATCCACAAAATGACCAGAATGTGGTTACCACCGGTGCCACTGGCTTTGGTTTAATGGCCATTGTAGTGGGCATGGAGCGTGGCTTTATTACCCGAAAGGAAGGGG is a window of Pontibacter kalidii DNA encoding:
- a CDS encoding glucoamylase family protein → MLNKQLWYCCLLLLCTLLSCKGEADEEQPAPGPTDPVAPSEPTAAEDKALLDEVQESTFRYFWDFAHPASGMARERSSSGDLVTTGGTGFGVQAILVGVHRGWITREQAVERLNKLSDFLAKADRFHGVWPHWLHGNTGATIPFSPKDNGGDLVETSFLMNGLLTARTYFNGGGAEAELRQKITQLWETVEWDWYASRGDGKLYWHWSPTYGWEMNMPLQGWNEALITYVLAAASPTHPISPEVYRNTWVSANFGAAQNYGGYTLKMGPAYGGPLFFAHYSFLSLDPRQLEDTYTNYWQQNLNHTMVNRSYSLSSAPQSYGYTESFWGLTASDDPDGYAAHSPANDNGTVAPTAALGSFPYTPYYSMQVLRKMYKGLRSRMVGEYGLKDAHNKARNWTATDHLAIDQGPIVVMIENYRSGLLWGLFTNLPEVQTGLSKLGFRKPTYDTGFPLVTPDIRTSQVDLLRHPDKDNYLIDVATKEAGSYTLKLLQEDGTELKTIWNNESKSAGLEQVALGQELAPGKYKLLLRSGATSKEILLYLH
- a CDS encoding RagB/SusD family nutrient uptake outer membrane protein; the protein is MEKNRKRGRGKALIVLGVLLLSGLYACKEEEFLDVQPQGETTSETFFVTPEDAIRSVNAIYGNLREWKVAAFANLAMTNIASDNAEKGSDPGDAAFMNDFDNFTISPTQFILDDYWTGQYQAINLTNQAITNIPNIEMDQALKDRLIAEAKFLRAYHYFNLVRAFGDVPLLTRVPTEPEELNPVRTPKEQVYQQIIQDLTDAAQVLPQSYDAANVGRVTEGAALTLLAKVQMYQENWQAVYDLTSQVMSMGYSLTPNYYDIFRISGENNSESIFEVQATTIPGNCGASNLQWGEVQGVRPQFGWGFGIPTEDLVNAYEEGDERLDATILFRGETTPEGDKIDENASNPRYNQKAYVPSYVTRECGYAKDQNMRILRYAEVLLMHAEAANELGMTQEALDALNQVRERAGLDPITSASQEELRNIIWHERRVELALEGDRFFDLVRQGRAAEVLQAQGKQFTEGVNEVYPIPQRQIDLSNGVLTQNPGY
- a CDS encoding SusC/RagA family TonB-linked outer membrane protein, whose translation is MKRKFILLVMCLLAVHLSFAQNTISVQGRVTDATTGQPLIGAGVVVQGTTTGTQTNADGSYTLNAPADGTLSFNYLGYRNLQVPINNRTTIDVQLETDAEALQEVVVVGYGVQEKRDITGSISSVEGEEIARQASQNPVSNIQGKVAGVQISNSGQPGASPTVRIRGTGSVFGDPGPLYVVDGTIVQDLSFLNPNDIASMEILKDASSAAIYGLRAANGVILVTTKRGRAGEARINYNGFVGVQRVTNKVDLANSQQYAELINQKEGSEIVDPNLPSTDWYDEILRTASIHNHQVSFSGGSDKITYSASAGYLNQEGIIDGNKYERITARLQTDFNATEHIKLGYNAIFYDYNSDDVPGGVTYQAYVVPPVVPVFKADGNYGDPANLGLGTFGNPRAALDWYNQISNGQNLTGSAFGEVNFLENFTFRSSLGLSYAINEYRNYVSEDSLTTTQVARRSTLTKSRSKFTRWLWENTLTFDKQFGDHEVTALLGYSAQEDNEEALIGSANDVPFESEATLYLGLGDPETFFITNTADKLTLLSYFGRVNYNYKNRYLLTATLRRDGSSKFPEDERFDYFPAIGLGWVVSEESFMQNQQVLDYFKLRGSWGKLGNSRIPSNITILRPDLDNPIYTAVFGGVVYPGGTINLAVPPTLFWEVVKETDIGAEFAFLDNRLTAEIDWYNRETEDAIFNTPLPATLGTLTSDIFGNFASFRNRGLEFVATWNQDVTVDFSYSISGNFSTNKNEVTEVATGLPQFSGGLPVGRIFTSVTRVGDPIGSFYGYEVEGIFQNEQEIANSAQANVTNIEPGDFRYRDLNGDNVIDANDKTIIGNPNPGFYYGLNTNFRYRNWDFQLDFQGVGDVDVYNANKGVRIGNENYTEDFYENRWSGPGSTNTYPSPDLKDANIQANSWYVEDGSYMRIRNLQLGYTLPSALTSGWKMERIRLYVNAQNPVTWFDYTGFTPEVGGAPNSAGVDLNVYPLSATYNFGVDVNF